A single Anopheles maculipalpis chromosome 3RL, idAnoMacuDA_375_x, whole genome shotgun sequence DNA region contains:
- the LOC126564628 gene encoding zinc finger and SCAN domain-containing protein 2-like, with amino-acid sequence METCVLIPQEFALAVTGVGARNSREQTATVWSNTAIPQGTLCYPFQGTVRIDNLDVYSIIEEDDIRHRFGLYDEITSVNGRTVRHCNWIRFLRVSETYGPQVNVVCAKVKGEPIYEIVKAIPSHQELVVYYLPEGPEELFFIRMRSQLYRQTMDSILEDSPLDLSTSLLSRVMLPISPSSGAEDEHKSVSGDDSSISISSGASTGGDRCDAGLDLELAAISAGPGSRASPKARPTARSERAMLPCEVCGKAFDRPSLLKRHMRTHTGEKPHVCGVCGKGFSTSSSLNTHVRIHSGEKPHQCQVCGKRFTASSNLYYHRMTHIKDKPHKCSLCSKSFPTPGDLKSHMYVHNGSWPFKCHICSRGFSKQTNLKNHLFLHTGDKPHVCEICNKSFALACNLKAHMKTHEDTGSSHEGESNRSTHSHSEGEESNSSPSSLQGSSTSASAFEKVDADRLANFSKHLLFSSYTKQMLSGVG; translated from the exons ATGGAAACGTGTGTGTTGATACCGCAAGAATTTGCCCTTGCCGTGACAGGTGTGGGTGCCCGGAATTCCCGCGAACAAACGGCCACGGTTTGGTCCAACACGGCCATACCGCAAGGTACACTGTGCTATCCTTTCCAGGGCACAGTTCGCATCGACAATTTGGACGTTTATTCAATTATCGAGGAGGACGAT ATTCGGCACCGGTTTGGACTGTACGACGAGATCACCAGTGTCAATGGACGAACGGTACGACACTGCAACTGGATCCGGTTCCTACGCGTGTCGGAAACGTACGGCCCACAGGTGAACGTGGTCTGCGCCAAGGTGAAAGGTGAGCCGATCTACGAGATCGTGAAGGCAATCCCGTCGCACCAGGAGCTGGTCGTGTACTACCTGCCCGAAGGTCCCGAGGAGCTCTTCTTCATCCGGATGCGTAGCCAGCTGTATCGCCAAACGATGGACTCGATCCTCGAAG ACTCACCGTTGGACCTTTCGACGTCGCTTCTGTCGAGGGTGATGCTACCGATCTCACCATCATCGGGCGCCGAAGATGAACACAAATCGGTGTCGGGCGACGACTCATCGATCTCGATCTCGTCCGGAGCCAGTACCGGTGGCGATCGGTGTGACGCAGGACTCGATTTAGAGCTGGCGGCTATCTCCGCTGGACCAGGATCTCGGGCCTCACCCAAGGCTCGTCCAACGGCCCGCTCCGAGCGGGCCATGTTACCCTGTGAGGTGTGCGGAAAGGCGTTCGATCGTCCTAGTCTTCTGAAGCGTCAcatgcgcacacacaccggCGAAAAGCCgcatgtgtgtggtgtgtgcggtAAAGGCTTCAGTACGTCAAGCTCGCTTAATACCCACGTCCGGATACATTCGGGTGAAAAGCCTCACCAGTGTCAAGTGTGCGGCAAACGGTTCACCGCCAGCTCCAACCTCTACTACCACCGGATGACGCACATCAAG GACAAACCGCACAAATGCAGCCTCTGCTCCAAGTCCTTCCCGACGCCGGGTGATCTCAAGTCTCACATGTACGTCCACAATGGTTCCTGGCCGTTCAAGTGTCACATCTGCTCGCGAGGCTTTTCCAAGCAGACAAACCTGAAGAATCACCTCTTCCTGCATACAG GTGATAAACCACACGTCtgtgaaatttgcaacaaaTCGTTCGCGCTTGCCTGCAATCTGAAGGCGCACATGAAAACGCACGAAGACACCGGCTCGAGCCACGAAGGAGAATCGAACCGAAGCACCCACAGTCACAGCGAGGGTGAAGAATCGAACTCTTCGCCATCTTCGCTGCAGGGTAGCTCGACCAGTGCAAGTGCGTTCGAGAAGGTTGACGCGGATCGGTTGGCCAACTTCTCCAAACATCTGCTCTTCTCGAGCTACACCAAACAGATGCTGTCCGGGGTGGGCTGA